CAACAAtcacacttaaaaaaatttcttcttgacGCCATTTACACTACAGACTATAACTTACGATTCCGTGTACTGGACGGTCCGTGCACTGTACTTCGTACGATATTAGCAAACATAATTCAACGCTCACCTAGTTAACTTTAACTATTAAATTGGCCGATTGTTAGGCCATTATTTACATTTCCGTATACCgtttaattatctgtttttatcTAATTCGCGTAATCCCCTGATTAACATATCTTAACGTGAAAAGTATTGAAGCAGAATCCATAACGACATAATacactgatattaaaaattaataaaattataatgaaaatctcTGTTCAACGTTCGTGCGTAATCATTACATTAGTGTTGAACAATATTACTAGAAATGTATTAATGATATTAGGTTcagcaagaaaaaaattcattaataagaaaGTCGAAATCCATAATTACATTTTGGAGTGATTACAGGTGAATCAACACGCATACAAATATAAAGGAAAAGTAGGAAATACTGAGAAgcgaaagtaaaataaatctaactTATTACactttagttctatatttttttgtagttgaagTTTGATagcaatacataaataattattttaattgttgatggtTGCTAAGCAATGATTTAAACATAAGATTATTCATTTCAAAATCTACACTGGTACCATACACACGTACATTTACAGTACAAAACACAACAGAACATCGATTAAATGTTTTGTTGACAATACATGTTTGAAATATCTCAATATTAAGGAAATACTCCAAAACAATTTCAGTGattcttatttttcattgtatacgAACAGCGTTATTAACAATTCAAGATGACGGATGCTATGTCAAAAAAGGAAAAGTTGGCCAGAGGGTCAGCCGTTATTAAGGTTATGAGAGTAAACCCGAGACCAGggcattttttaagaaattatatagatccacataaattaccaaaaaaacctaaaattggAGGACCAAAAGGTATGGCGGCAGAAATGCCACATCTCGATGTgaaaaatgcaatttttgaatttttacctAAGTCAGCAAGAATTCCTGGTATTAAACTTGGTGAAGAACCTGGATTTGCAGATATATGCAGTATACCGAAAGAAGGTGAAGTGCACAAAATGGGATTTGGAGAAGGTGATAAAATGGTACAGTATTTTGGATATAGAACTTGGTCGACTACTGTAAATCCTGTCCACGATGGAAATCTTGCCGAACACTTCAATATTATGCTCGGGTTATTAATAAGTATGGCTGAagatcctgaaaatttgaattttgctGATGCAGAAGCATATCCTTGTGTTCAATTTTTGAAGACTAT
This DNA window, taken from Lycorma delicatula isolate Av1 chromosome 7, ASM4794821v1, whole genome shotgun sequence, encodes the following:
- the LOC142327808 gene encoding uncharacterized protein LOC142327808 produces the protein MTDAMSKKEKLARGSAVIKVMRVNPRPGHFLRNYIDPHKLPKKPKIGGPKGMAAEMPHLDVKNAIFEFLPKSARIPGIKLGEEPGFADICSIPKEGEVHKMGFGEGDKMVQYFGYRTWSTTVNPVHDGNLAEHFNIMLGLLISMAEDPENLNFADAEAYPCVQFLKTIKTPDGILPYNVGSLIFYIEYVAQKMLDEG